From Hydra vulgaris chromosome 15, alternate assembly HydraT2T_AEP, one genomic window encodes:
- the LOC136091579 gene encoding uncharacterized protein LOC136091579 yields MRQQWKDTEFFFIDEISMVPYEMLCMINSLLKQLKNSNDLFGGINVLLFGDLMHLPPVRGKQVFNQPDRMIPATHLWRLFTLIELTQNMRQQGDTTFIEVLNALRVGELRERHMDILMKKVTTEANAEFSVEKALRIYPTNKKVDEHNQAVLAHFKAKNTKIYKIRAQDRLVDGPDNNIDYDKITPTDINKTAALPRELEIFVGAKVILRSNIDISKGLVNGVIGFIIEIIWPYFRRAQTHATDVPSIRIDFGRDGIHIIEPISKQFQAKRNAGTIERRMLPIVLSWASTVHKMQSSTVNYAVIDLGSDLFAEGQAYVALSRVRSLDGLQIQELDCAKLTGKKPCNNDALAEMERLRSIP; encoded by the coding sequence ATGCGACAGCAATGGAAAGACACCGAGTTCTTCTTCATAGATGAAATATCGATGGTTCCCTATGAAATGCTCTGTATGATTAACTCACTGCTGAAGCAACTGAAGAACAGTAATGATCTATTCGGCGGAATAAACGTCCTACTGTTCGGAGACCTGATGCATTTGCCACCAGTAAGAGGAAAGCAAGTGTTTAATCAGCCTGATAGAATGATACCTGCTACACACCTATGGCGCCTGTTCACACTGATAGAATTGACTCAGAACATGAGACAACAAGGCGATACAACATTCATCGAAGTCCTGAATGCTCTACGGGTTGGTGAACTTCGAGAACGACATATGGACATCCTAATGAAGAAAGTCACCACAGAAGCCAATGCTGAATTCTCTGTAGAGAAAGCGCTGCGCATATACCCGACTAACAAGAAAGTCGATGAACATAATCAAGCTGTCCTGGCACATTTCAAAGCAAAGAacactaaaatatataagatcAGAGCTCAGGACAGACTTGTGGATGGTCCAGATAACAACATCGACTATGACAAGATAACTCCTACCGACATCAATAAGACAGCTGCCCTTCCAAGAGAGCTAGAGATATTCGTAGGTGCAAAGGTCATTCTGAGATCCAACATCGATATCTCCAAGGGCTTAGTCAACGGTGTAATTGGCTTCATCATAGAAATTATATGGCCCTACTTCCGAAGAGCGCAAACACATGCAACAGATGTACCATCAATAAGAATTGACTTCGGTAGAGACGGTATACACATCATTGAGCCGATATCGAAGCAATTCCAAGCGAAACGAAATGCCGGAACAATCGAGAGAAGAATGCTACCTATAGTGCTATCGTGGGCTTCAACTGTACACAAGATGCAAAGCAGTACAGTAAACTATGCAGTGATTGACCTAGGATCTGATTTGTTCGCAGAAGGTCAGGCATATGTTGCACTAAGTCGAGTGAGATCTCTGGATGGCCTACAGATACAGGAATTAGACTGTGCCAAGCTAACTGGAAAGAAACCTTGCAACAACGACGCTTTGGCTGAGATGGAAAGACTGAGATCGATTCCATGA